The sequence CCCAGTGATGGTGCTTCCACCACTGACGGCTCAGACATAGTCCCATTGAAGCACGGCTGGAAAGTGGGGGACAGGTGTATGGCTGTGTGGAGTCAGGACTCACAGTGAGTGTCACCAACCTCTTATGAAATTATTACATTCAGCTACAACCTTATAACACtacaattgtttttatttgcctCAGAATAATGGTTTATAGATTAGGTTCTACAAGTTTATGTTAGTGTTCATCCTAGATGTTTAAGTTTGTCCATCACTTTATACAAAATCATCTGccaaacaaatacatttaaatattgctCAATAATCAGTGGTTCAGTGTCTCTGAGCCTATAAAGTTGtggataatttttttttcatgagcaAGCATATGCTATTCAgaaaaattattagaaaatgtaaGAATACAACTTTACACAGCAAAGGTATGAGTTGACATTAGAGATTGCATAGAAATACTTAGTCCTGAAGTATACTTGTTATATGTAATACATGAAAATTATGTTGTGGTTTACTGAAGACAAATACTTTGAGCAAACTGATTTTATATTCATGCACATTTGACACTTAAAGGAGTTGAAGTAAGTTTGAGGGAAAATGATTGGTAATTCACAATAATAGAAAATCCTCTAAGAATACCCCATAATCACACCAGATTCATTTATCGGTAACTATTATATCATTTAACTTTAGCTTTCTTAGTAGAGCTTGAGTCTTTGGCTCATACTCACCTGCTTACAGATGTGATTCTTTGGCAGGGTGTATGAGGCTGAGATTGAGGAGATAGACCACGAGAACGGCACTGCAGCCATTACCTTCACTGGATACGGGAATGCTGAAGTGATCCCTTTGCAAAACCTCAAAGCAGTAGAGGAGGGGAAACGTTTGGATGAGGATGGGAGTATGAAGCCCAAATCAAggtatgatttaaaaaaaaaaaaacaaaaaaaacactctcACTCACCCAAATTTCATATACATAATTGTGTTTAAACCATGTTCGTTGATGTTTTAAGGAGAATACATGGCCAGTCTCTGGCTTTACTTATTTGAGCCAAAATTGCGGTAATAGGCAGTGAGTTGGGCTGCCACACACAACCAACAGAGCTCCCCTTCATTTCTGTTGAACTCCAGGCTTTGGTCTGTATAACTGACTAGTACCTTTTTGAAGTTCTATATAATTGTTCAAACTGGTGAGCGCAATAGTATTCAGTATTACATGGGTGAATTTGATAATCAGGCGTTCCAAGGTgactgcagttttctttttcacgtaaccatcaaaaaaaaaaagcctactAATCAAAAAAAGCACTTTGCTTTTTAGCTGATGTCCTAATTAGATATTTGAACAGGAAAGTcttattgttattttgttattctagaaacatgttttttctaaGGTAACCACAAAATCAGTTTCTGATTTCAGACTTTGAGTTGGCAGTTTGGTAGTGCAGTTTTAGAATCACCTTCAACCTGCTGGTTGGAAATTATATTAACATGCAAAACCCACAGTACCTCtgtttgaacttttttttttctccctctttcactTTGTTTCACAGATTTAAAAGTGACACTTAACTTCTATGCACACCTTAATGAATGAGACCTATTGGTGATAGCTCCGGTACAGTTTCATTGACTTAACATATGGCCAAATGGTTCCATTAATGCAGTTTTGCAGTTACACTATATGTTAGACccattaatttaatttcaaatttctAGCATTTTTGCGGTTAAATTTGTATATAATAGACAagattttaatgtttcttttccCTTAATGTGTTTGTAGGAAAGAGCAGATAGCAGAGCAAAGAGAgtacaagaagaaaaaagccCAGAAGAAGGTACAGAGGATGAAGGAGTTGGAGCAAGAGAGGGAGGAGCAAAAGTCAAAGTGGCAACAGTTCAACAACAAAGCCTACTCAAAGAATAAGAAAGGACaggtatgttgttttttttctgggttttattgtttgtttgtttttttttttgtttttgtgggcTGCATATACAAATGTGTTAGTGTACCTTTTTATAAATTAAGAGTATAGTGGATGCTGTGTGTATCTGTCAAGATACTCAGTAAACTGCATTTTGAGTTATTCTGTCTCAATTATTGGAGTGCCAACCGACCCATAAAGCTGAGATTTGAGCTCCTTATAGAATCACTTTCTAGTATCAAAATGCAGTTGTATAAAACATAATAGGAAACTTTTAAAGTCACTATGACACAAATTGCCATTAAAATTCAGAATGCTAGCAAGCAGCAGATCCAGATATGAGTTATTTGTCACATCGTCACATCCACTTAATTGTATGTATTCGAAATTAGTGACACTATCTATGAATTGCCACTGGAAGAAAGCAGCAGATACTGTTGTATATACTGATGAAAGTCctctaatattattttatatttgtgtccATTAATAATGgcttctgactttttttttttcctcttctccccccTTAGGTAAAAAGGAGCATATTTGCATCACCAGAAAGTGTAAATGGAAAGGTAGGAGTGGGAACATGTGGTATTGCAGACAAGCCTATGACCCAATACCATGACACATCAAAATACAATGTCAGACATTTAATGCCACAGTGACGTAATATATTCTGTATATAATAATCCACTGTATACTAGCTGTATCAGTGCTTTCCATTGTGTTTATACCTGAATTACATTTCTGAAGTAAAGGAAGCTTTGAAAGGAATTGCTTGTACACCATTGTTTGGAAATATTCATGTAGTTTTCTTATATATTGTGTTGGTACAACAAAGCATCAAAAAAAAGGGAGGGTGGCCCACTCAGTGGGGGGACCCACTCCTGTATagtttgctttttgtgtttagGTTCAACTGAGGCCAAAATACCTGCTAAGATGTGTATTAAATATACACCTTTAGATTTGATGTGTAAATTTGGGGCTGTATTTTAAACACTGACCGTTTCTTTTCTGAACATCAGTAATGGTGTTGATTTGAGATGACTCGGTTTATTGTCATTTCTGTACATataacagtgaaataaacattgttttattttctgttttttaaagtgcTTCCACCTcatttgactcttttttttttttttttttttttttttttttttttttttttggtagtttAGTTTTGTCTGGTCCTGTAGGTGGCAGCAAACACTTGTACCATCATTAATAAAGCCATGCCATGAACATTTAAGTGGCAACTGTTCAAGCAGCCTCTTTCCCCATTAATGCCATTCATTTCTTTCCCCCAGCTTTCTTAGTTAAGGATGCCATATCTACAGtgttattaaaatatgttttcaataaCCAAAGTTAAGCCTTTGGAAACAAATGCAATGTGTAAGTGTAATGCAATACCTGAgaatagacaaaaaaaatgacaacactTCATTGGGGGAGTAAAGGTTTATTAAGATTCTAGGATCAGGTGTAACAATGTATTAACAGGGGACCAGCAGCACGATTTGCAAAAAAGTCACCTTGAATGGCTGATTAAGCACAAGAGAAAACATTCTGGAGTGTGCTTCAAAATACTTCCTTAACGTAAGTCTTTTTTGTAGTGCATTTTAGTTTCCCAAACTGGTTGGGGGGAGATGTGGGGGTGGGGGAAGACC is a genomic window of Mastacembelus armatus chromosome 15, fMasArm1.2, whole genome shotgun sequence containing:
- the smndc1 gene encoding survival of motor neuron-related-splicing factor 30, encoding MSEDLVKQLSSYKAQLQQVEVALSTDPENEDLLKLQKDLQEVIDLTKDLLTSQPSDGASTTDGSDIVPLKHGWKVGDRCMAVWSQDSQVYEAEIEEIDHENGTAAITFTGYGNAEVIPLQNLKAVEEGKRLDEDGSMKPKSRKEQIAEQREYKKKKAQKKVQRMKELEQEREEQKSKWQQFNNKAYSKNKKGQVKRSIFASPESVNGKVGVGTCGIADKPMTQYHDTSKYNVRHLMPQ